The following are encoded together in the Hoplias malabaricus isolate fHopMal1 chromosome 3, fHopMal1.hap1, whole genome shotgun sequence genome:
- the trub2 gene encoding mitochondrial mRNA pseudouridine synthase TRUB2 isoform X2, which translates to MATVAARLLHKLDGLFAVYKPSGVHWKLVRDTVETNLLKAVNSSSPHTPQFQVQFQLISSGENNTSKELTVTAAKVPALADHPLVTGPQFHKLRVGVGHRLDVGSSGVLVLGLGTGNAALESLYRSHVTRDYTLEGEFGIATDDFTHTGRVIERSTYDHVTLDKLERVLAMIQGANQKALITYSGVDPRSQEAYELAVKGKLRPQDKSPPILTGLRCLHFKPPHFTLEVQCVNETQSYLRKLLHEVGLELRTTAVCTKVRRTRDGPFKIEDALIHKHWTADDIMSSIANLRRTTRKIRKKDMYRQAVSQLDSTTENLSHRRAIAARLETMNEEKES; encoded by the exons ATGGCTACTGTGGCGGCGCGGCTCCTCCACAAACTGGACGGTCTGTTCGCTGTGTACAAACCTTCAGGGGTTCACTGGAAGTTGGTCCGAGACACGGTGGAGACGAACCTGCTGaaag CTGTTAATTCAtcatctccacacacaccacagtttcAGGTGCAGTTTCAGCTCATATCCAGTGGAGAAAACAACACCTCGAAGGAGCTGACAGTGACTGCTGCCAAGGTCCCAGCTCTGGCAGACCACCCTCTGG TTACAGGACCACAGTTTCATAAGCTCCGGGTTGGAGTTGGCCATCGTCTGGATGTGGGTTCTTCTGGAGTACTAG TTCTGGGTCTTGGGACTGGAAATGCTGCCTTGGAGAGTCTGTACAGATCACATGTTACCAGG GACTACACATTGGAAGGGGAGTTTGGAATCGCCACAGATGATTTCACTCACACTGGAAGAGTTATAGAGCGAAGTACTTATG ACCATGTTACTCTAGACAAGCTGGAGAGAGTGTTAGCTATGATCCAAGGGGCGAATCAGAAAGCTCTAATCAC TTACTCTGGGGTAGATCCTCGCTCTCAAGAGGCTTATGAATTGGCAGTAAAGGGGAAGTTGCGTCCACAAGATAAGAGTCCTCCAATACTAACTGGATTACGATGTCTACATTTTAAACCTCCTCACTTTACACTAG AAGtccagtgtgtgaatgagactCAAAGTTATCTGCGAAAACTGCTGCATGAGGTGGGTTTGGAACTTCGCACAACAGCGGTCTGCACCAAGGTGCGTCGCACCCGAGACGGTCCATTCAAAATAGAGGATGCTTTGATCCACAAACACTGGACAGCTGATGACATCATGTCATCGATTGCCAACTTGCGCCGTACTACACGGAAAATACGGAAGAAAGATATGTACAGACAAGCTGTCAGCCAACTGGACTCCACCACAGAGAACCTGAGCCACAGGAGAGCAATCGCTGCTCGTTTAGAGACTATGAATGAAGAGAAAGAATCATGA
- the hdhd3 gene encoding haloacid dehalogenase-like hydrolase domain-containing protein 3 isoform X2, producing the protein MLGLVRWVLWDVKDTLLKVQRSVGEQYCREAERAGLKLSSQQVEAAFRQAYRQHSQLYPNYGTAHGMNGHLWWTGLVKTTFFQCGVQDPVLLDTLAKNLYQNFCGPENWEVFPDSNSALKACTALGLKQGVVSNFDSRLEGVLRGCGLLSHFSFLMTSEGAGVSKPDNSIFTQALKKCGVPAKNVAHVGDHFVNDYLASRSLGIHGFLLDRNGQQTHLDIPPEHRLQNLDELPARLQKEKD; encoded by the exons ATGCTTGGGCTAGTGCGTTGGGTTTTGTGGGACGTAAAGGATACTTTACTGAAGGTGCAGCGCTCTGTCGGGGAGCAGTACTGCAGAGAAGCTGAGCGTGCAGGACTCAAGTTATCATCCCAGCAGGTAGAGGCTGCATTCAGGCAGGCTTACCGTCAGCACTCACAACTCTACCCCAACTATGGCACTGCTCATGGCATGAATGGTCACTTGTGGTGGACAGGACTGGTGAAAACCACCTTCTTCCAGTGTGGGGTGCAAGACCCTGTTCTGCTTGACACACTGGCAAAAAATCTCTACCAGAACTTCTGTGGACCAGAGAACTGGGAG GTGTTTCCAGACTCAAATTCTGCCCTGAAAGCCTGCACAGCTCTGGGACTGAAGCAAGGTGTGGTGTCCAACTTTGATAGTCGCCTAGAAGGGGTCCTTCGCGGATGTGGCCTCCTTTCTCACTTCTCATTTCTCATGACCTCAGAAGGGGCAGGTGTGTCCAAGCCAGACAACAGCATCTTCACTCAGGCCCTGAAAAAGTGTGGAGTGCCAGCCAAAAATGTTGCCCATGTTGGGGACCACTTTGTAAATGACTACCTTGCATCTCGTTCATTAGGTATTCATGGTTTTCTTCTTGATAGAAATGGACAACAAACACATTTGGATATTCCTCCAGAGCACAGACTGCAGAACTTGGATGAATTACCAGCACGactgcaaaaagaaaaagactaG
- the trub2 gene encoding mitochondrial mRNA pseudouridine synthase TRUB2 isoform X1, which yields MATVAARLLHKLDGLFAVYKPSGVHWKLVRDTVETNLLKAVNSSSPHTPQFQVQFQLISSGENNTSKELTVTAAKVPALADHPLVTGPQFHKLRVGVGHRLDVGSSGVLVLGLGTGNAALESLYRSHVTRDYTLEGEFGIATDDFTHTGRVIERSTYDHVTLDKLERVLAMIQGANQKALITYSGVDPRSQEAYELAVKGKLRPQDKSPPILTGLRCLHFKPPHFTLVGGNRSTWRKPTWTPENKLLTESHPEWETNPQPPEVQCVNETQSYLRKLLHEVGLELRTTAVCTKVRRTRDGPFKIEDALIHKHWTADDIMSSIANLRRTTRKIRKKDMYRQAVSQLDSTTENLSHRRAIAARLETMNEEKES from the exons ATGGCTACTGTGGCGGCGCGGCTCCTCCACAAACTGGACGGTCTGTTCGCTGTGTACAAACCTTCAGGGGTTCACTGGAAGTTGGTCCGAGACACGGTGGAGACGAACCTGCTGaaag CTGTTAATTCAtcatctccacacacaccacagtttcAGGTGCAGTTTCAGCTCATATCCAGTGGAGAAAACAACACCTCGAAGGAGCTGACAGTGACTGCTGCCAAGGTCCCAGCTCTGGCAGACCACCCTCTGG TTACAGGACCACAGTTTCATAAGCTCCGGGTTGGAGTTGGCCATCGTCTGGATGTGGGTTCTTCTGGAGTACTAG TTCTGGGTCTTGGGACTGGAAATGCTGCCTTGGAGAGTCTGTACAGATCACATGTTACCAGG GACTACACATTGGAAGGGGAGTTTGGAATCGCCACAGATGATTTCACTCACACTGGAAGAGTTATAGAGCGAAGTACTTATG ACCATGTTACTCTAGACAAGCTGGAGAGAGTGTTAGCTATGATCCAAGGGGCGAATCAGAAAGCTCTAATCAC TTACTCTGGGGTAGATCCTCGCTCTCAAGAGGCTTATGAATTGGCAGTAAAGGGGAAGTTGCGTCCACAAGATAAGAGTCCTCCAATACTAACTGGATTACGATGTCTACATTTTAAACCTCCTCACTTTACACTAG tgggaggaaaccggagcacgtggaggaaacccacgtggacacctgagaacaaactcctcacagaaagtcacccggagtgggaaacaaacccacaacctccag AAGtccagtgtgtgaatgagactCAAAGTTATCTGCGAAAACTGCTGCATGAGGTGGGTTTGGAACTTCGCACAACAGCGGTCTGCACCAAGGTGCGTCGCACCCGAGACGGTCCATTCAAAATAGAGGATGCTTTGATCCACAAACACTGGACAGCTGATGACATCATGTCATCGATTGCCAACTTGCGCCGTACTACACGGAAAATACGGAAGAAAGATATGTACAGACAAGCTGTCAGCCAACTGGACTCCACCACAGAGAACCTGAGCCACAGGAGAGCAATCGCTGCTCGTTTAGAGACTATGAATGAAGAGAAAGAATCATGA
- the hdhd3 gene encoding haloacid dehalogenase-like hydrolase domain-containing protein 3 isoform X1 translates to MTMLGLVRWVLWDVKDTLLKVQRSVGEQYCREAERAGLKLSSQQVEAAFRQAYRQHSQLYPNYGTAHGMNGHLWWTGLVKTTFFQCGVQDPVLLDTLAKNLYQNFCGPENWEVFPDSNSALKACTALGLKQGVVSNFDSRLEGVLRGCGLLSHFSFLMTSEGAGVSKPDNSIFTQALKKCGVPAKNVAHVGDHFVNDYLASRSLGIHGFLLDRNGQQTHLDIPPEHRLQNLDELPARLQKEKD, encoded by the exons AT GACCATGCTTGGGCTAGTGCGTTGGGTTTTGTGGGACGTAAAGGATACTTTACTGAAGGTGCAGCGCTCTGTCGGGGAGCAGTACTGCAGAGAAGCTGAGCGTGCAGGACTCAAGTTATCATCCCAGCAGGTAGAGGCTGCATTCAGGCAGGCTTACCGTCAGCACTCACAACTCTACCCCAACTATGGCACTGCTCATGGCATGAATGGTCACTTGTGGTGGACAGGACTGGTGAAAACCACCTTCTTCCAGTGTGGGGTGCAAGACCCTGTTCTGCTTGACACACTGGCAAAAAATCTCTACCAGAACTTCTGTGGACCAGAGAACTGGGAG GTGTTTCCAGACTCAAATTCTGCCCTGAAAGCCTGCACAGCTCTGGGACTGAAGCAAGGTGTGGTGTCCAACTTTGATAGTCGCCTAGAAGGGGTCCTTCGCGGATGTGGCCTCCTTTCTCACTTCTCATTTCTCATGACCTCAGAAGGGGCAGGTGTGTCCAAGCCAGACAACAGCATCTTCACTCAGGCCCTGAAAAAGTGTGGAGTGCCAGCCAAAAATGTTGCCCATGTTGGGGACCACTTTGTAAATGACTACCTTGCATCTCGTTCATTAGGTATTCATGGTTTTCTTCTTGATAGAAATGGACAACAAACACATTTGGATATTCCTCCAGAGCACAGACTGCAGAACTTGGATGAATTACCAGCACGactgcaaaaagaaaaagactaG